In Chitinophaga sp. HK235, a single window of DNA contains:
- the murA gene encoding UDP-N-acetylglucosamine 1-carboxyvinyltransferase, translated as MSSAFEVRGGNRLKGEIIPQGAKNEALQIISAVMLTAEKVTIHNIPDIVDVNLLIELLGDAGVKVNRISRDKCEFQADNIDLVYLQSADFKKKSGRLRGSVMIAGPLLARFGKALIPKPGGDKIGRRRLDTHIIGFEKLGARFIYDADDNYFRLEAPAGGLKGTYMLLDEPSVTGTANIVMAAVLAQGTTTIYNAACEPYLQQLCKMLNSMGARISGVGSNLLTIEGVATLGGCQHSMLPDMIEIGSFIGLAAMTQSELTIKNAGVESLGIIPDKFRSLGIQLEIRGNDIYIPSQESYEIQTFLDGSILTISDHPWPGFTPDLLSIVLVVATQAKGSVMIHQKMFESRLFFVDKLIDMGAQIVLCDPHRAVVIGLGRQHQLRGITMSSPDIRAGVSLLIAALSAEGKSTIQNIDQIDRGYQYIDERLRNLGADIKRI; from the coding sequence GTGAGCAGTGCCTTCGAAGTAAGAGGTGGCAACCGTCTGAAGGGGGAAATTATACCCCAGGGTGCCAAAAACGAAGCTTTACAAATCATTAGCGCCGTGATGCTGACTGCAGAGAAAGTCACCATTCACAATATTCCGGATATAGTAGATGTCAACCTGTTGATAGAACTGTTGGGAGATGCAGGCGTAAAAGTAAACCGTATCAGCCGTGATAAGTGTGAGTTTCAGGCCGACAATATCGACCTGGTCTATTTGCAGAGCGCCGATTTCAAAAAGAAATCCGGCAGGCTCCGTGGCTCCGTAATGATTGCCGGCCCGCTCCTGGCCCGGTTTGGAAAGGCATTGATCCCCAAACCCGGAGGTGACAAGATCGGCCGCCGCCGCCTGGATACCCATATCATCGGTTTTGAAAAACTGGGTGCCCGCTTCATTTACGATGCAGACGATAACTACTTCCGCCTGGAAGCCCCTGCCGGCGGACTTAAAGGCACTTATATGCTGCTGGATGAACCCAGTGTTACCGGTACCGCCAACATCGTGATGGCTGCAGTACTGGCACAGGGAACCACCACCATCTACAACGCTGCCTGCGAACCTTACCTGCAGCAGCTCTGCAAAATGCTCAACAGCATGGGCGCCCGTATCAGCGGCGTAGGTTCCAATCTGCTCACGATCGAAGGGGTGGCTACCCTCGGCGGATGCCAGCACAGCATGCTCCCTGACATGATTGAGATCGGATCTTTCATCGGTCTCGCTGCCATGACTCAAAGTGAGCTCACCATCAAAAATGCGGGCGTGGAAAGTCTGGGTATCATCCCCGACAAATTCCGCTCCCTCGGTATACAACTCGAGATCAGAGGAAATGATATCTATATTCCTTCTCAGGAATCATATGAAATACAGACCTTCCTCGATGGCTCCATCCTTACCATCTCCGACCACCCATGGCCCGGATTTACACCCGACCTGCTGAGCATTGTGCTGGTAGTAGCCACACAAGCCAAAGGCAGCGTGATGATCCACCAGAAAATGTTCGAGAGCAGACTGTTCTTCGTGGATAAACTGATCGATATGGGCGCACAGATAGTACTGTGCGATCCGCACCGTGCTGTGGTGATAGGCCTTGGCCGTCAGCACCAGCTGCGGGGCATCACCATGTCTTCTCCGGATATCCGCGCCGGTGTTTCCCTGCTGATCGCCGCCCTCAGCGCCGAAGGCAAAAGCACCATCCAGAACATCGACCAGATTGACCGCGGTTACCAGTACATCGACGAACGGTTGAGAAACCTGGGTGCCGATATCAAGCGTATTTAA
- a CDS encoding SDR family NAD(P)-dependent oxidoreductase → MGLLTDKVALVTGAGSGIGKCVAEIYARNGASVVVSDIDEKGGKAVTEGITQAGGKAVFIKSDVSRAAECEQLVAATLKQYKQLDIACNNAGIGGESAPTGAYQLSEWEKVISINLNGVFYGMRYQLPVMEKAGSGVIVNMASILSAVGFAGACAYVAAKHAVIGLTQTAAMEYSAKGIRINAVGPGFIETPLLKHLSQQEMQALIALHPIGRLGKPEEVAELVLWLSSPLSSFVTGGYYPVDGAYLAR, encoded by the coding sequence ATGGGACTTTTAACGGACAAGGTAGCCTTAGTAACCGGGGCAGGCTCCGGCATTGGCAAATGTGTAGCGGAAATTTACGCGCGTAATGGTGCCAGCGTGGTGGTGAGTGACATCGATGAAAAGGGTGGAAAGGCCGTCACAGAAGGGATTACACAAGCCGGTGGCAAAGCTGTTTTTATAAAATCAGATGTCAGCAGGGCGGCTGAATGTGAACAGCTGGTGGCTGCCACGCTGAAACAATACAAGCAGCTCGACATTGCCTGCAATAATGCTGGTATAGGAGGTGAGTCTGCTCCTACCGGTGCTTACCAGCTCAGTGAATGGGAAAAGGTGATCAGCATCAACCTGAACGGGGTGTTTTATGGCATGCGTTATCAGTTGCCCGTCATGGAAAAAGCCGGCAGCGGCGTGATCGTCAATATGGCTTCTATCCTGAGCGCTGTAGGCTTTGCCGGGGCCTGCGCTTATGTAGCGGCCAAACACGCGGTGATAGGGCTTACGCAAACAGCTGCCATGGAATATTCCGCCAAGGGTATCCGCATCAATGCTGTAGGTCCCGGATTTATAGAAACCCCTTTATTAAAACATCTGAGCCAGCAGGAGATGCAGGCACTGATAGCGTTGCATCCCATAGGCCGGTTAGGCAAGCCGGAGGAAGTAGCAGAACTGGTATTATGGTTAAGTTCTCCCCTTTCTTCCTTCGTGACTGGTGGTTATTACCCGGTAGACGGGGCGTACCTGGCCAGATGA
- a CDS encoding tryptophan 2,3-dioxygenase family protein: MVTTEIAEKIKRLEEKYSAMGQNLSSYLDGLLYADYLTYWDYIQLDVLLNLQHPRTPIPDENIFIIYHQITELYFKLTLQAIDQICQAPELSATVFTTQLKRINNYFRNLINSFEIMVDGMDKEQFLQFRMALLPASGFQSGQFRMIEICSTRLQNLVYEPQRADLINSELNTVLDNIYWRSGATELATGKKTLTLRQFELKYMGPFLDLATRYEQRNIQSAYLQLPEADRQAIIPLLKEYDLNINVRWPLMHYKSAVRYLHKKPEDIVATGGTNWQQYLPPKNKRIVFFPELWTEEELNNWGKLAMGE, from the coding sequence ATGGTTACAACAGAAATTGCCGAAAAAATCAAACGGCTGGAAGAAAAATATTCCGCCATGGGCCAAAACCTGTCTTCCTATCTCGACGGGCTCCTATACGCGGACTATCTGACATACTGGGATTATATCCAACTGGATGTTTTGCTCAACCTGCAACATCCGCGCACGCCGATTCCGGATGAAAACATCTTCATCATTTATCACCAGATAACGGAATTGTATTTTAAACTGACCCTGCAGGCTATCGATCAGATATGCCAGGCACCGGAATTGTCAGCAACGGTGTTTACCACCCAACTGAAAAGGATCAACAACTATTTCCGAAACCTGATCAACTCTTTCGAGATCATGGTGGACGGAATGGATAAAGAACAGTTCCTGCAGTTCAGGATGGCTTTGCTGCCGGCCAGCGGATTCCAGAGTGGTCAGTTCCGTATGATCGAGATTTGCTCCACCCGACTGCAAAATCTGGTGTATGAGCCCCAACGTGCGGACCTGATAAACAGTGAGCTGAATACAGTGCTGGACAATATTTACTGGAGAAGTGGTGCCACAGAACTGGCTACCGGTAAGAAAACCCTGACGCTGCGACAGTTTGAGCTCAAATATATGGGCCCCTTCCTGGACCTGGCCACCCGTTACGAACAACGTAATATCCAGTCAGCATATCTGCAGCTGCCGGAAGCAGACAGACAGGCCATCATCCCTCTGCTGAAGGAGTATGACCTGAATATCAACGTGCGCTGGCCCCTGATGCATTACAAATCTGCCGTAAGGTACCTGCACAAAAAACCGGAAGACATCGTGGCCACCGGCGGCACCAACTGGCAACAGTATCTGCCCCCGAAAAACAAACGAATCGTGTTTTTCCCGGAATTATGGACAGAAGAAGAATTGAACAACTGGGGAAAACTGGCTATGGGCGAATAA
- a CDS encoding DUF4290 domain-containing protein — translation MEYNTTRNYLIMKEYGRNIQKMVEFLVTIEDDEDRQRNAMAVIELMGTLNPHLRNVEDFRHKLWDHIFNISGFNLNVESPYPTPTREALQAKPDRLPYPKKYPRNRHFGKNLELVIDKAIHEDNQEKKEGFTQCIGNYMKLAYSNWHKESVHDDAIRGELMAISNNELDYQPGNASVSSSVNTQTGGMTFNTSGNTGGGDHFRSNKRKNFQQNNKFKGNSGGGGKNNNNKHNNKYKNRNK, via the coding sequence ATGGAATATAATACCACGCGTAATTACCTGATAATGAAGGAATATGGCAGGAATATCCAGAAAATGGTGGAATTCCTGGTAACCATAGAGGATGATGAGGACCGCCAGCGCAATGCGATGGCAGTGATCGAATTAATGGGTACGCTTAATCCGCACCTGAGAAATGTGGAGGACTTCAGACACAAACTATGGGACCATATCTTTAACATATCCGGATTCAACCTGAATGTGGAATCTCCATATCCGACACCCACAAGGGAAGCCCTGCAGGCCAAACCGGACCGTTTGCCATATCCTAAAAAATATCCCCGGAACCGTCACTTTGGTAAAAACCTGGAACTGGTGATCGACAAAGCCATCCATGAAGACAACCAGGAAAAGAAGGAAGGGTTTACTCAATGCATCGGCAACTACATGAAACTCGCCTATTCCAACTGGCACAAGGAAAGTGTACATGACGATGCTATCAGGGGTGAACTGATGGCCATCAGTAATAATGAACTGGACTACCAGCCGGGAAATGCCAGCGTTAGCAGCAGTGTCAACACACAAACCGGCGGCATGACTTTCAATACCAGCGGCAACACCGGTGGCGGAGATCATTTCCGGTCCAACAAACGCAAAAACTTCCAGCAGAACAACAAGTTCAAAGGCAACAGCGGAGGCGGAGGCAAAAACAATAACAACAAGCACAATAACAAATACAAAAACAGGAACAAGTGA
- the tatC gene encoding twin-arginine translocase subunit TatC, whose amino-acid sequence MLKKFFSNNEDKAEMSFFDHLEDLRWHLVRSALAIVAFSIFGFVYTQEILDNVIFGPTNANFPSYIALCKLSHWVGMGDNLCITPVKVQFLNYKMVGQIMLQFRLAFTIGFICAFPYIFWEFWRFVKPALKEKELRWAKGAIFWVSFQFFLGICFAYFLMAPFTINFLASYTVTTKAINQFFIDDYFDLMSQIVLGMGVLFELPILVYFLTKLGILTPDFLRNYRRHAIVVILILAAIITPPDLVDQLIVFTPLYCLYEISIFISKKAIREREAAAKKQEVEEWS is encoded by the coding sequence ATGTTAAAAAAGTTTTTTTCAAATAACGAGGATAAGGCAGAGATGTCTTTTTTTGATCACCTCGAAGATCTCCGCTGGCACCTCGTAAGATCCGCACTGGCAATAGTAGCGTTTAGTATATTCGGATTTGTATATACCCAGGAGATCCTGGACAACGTGATATTCGGGCCTACCAACGCAAACTTCCCCTCCTATATCGCATTGTGTAAGTTGAGCCACTGGGTAGGTATGGGTGACAACCTCTGTATTACACCAGTGAAAGTGCAATTCCTGAACTACAAAATGGTAGGTCAGATTATGTTGCAGTTCAGACTGGCTTTCACCATCGGCTTTATATGTGCCTTCCCTTATATTTTCTGGGAGTTCTGGCGTTTTGTAAAACCCGCACTGAAGGAGAAGGAACTGAGATGGGCCAAGGGAGCTATCTTCTGGGTGTCTTTCCAGTTTTTCCTGGGCATCTGTTTTGCTTACTTCCTGATGGCGCCTTTTACCATCAACTTCCTCGCGTCTTATACGGTGACAACGAAAGCTATTAACCAGTTTTTTATTGATGACTATTTTGATTTGATGTCCCAGATTGTACTGGGTATGGGAGTGCTGTTTGAACTGCCGATACTGGTGTATTTCCTGACCAAACTAGGTATTCTCACTCCTGATTTCCTGCGTAATTACAGAAGACATGCGATCGTGGTAATCCTGATACTGGCAGCCATCATCACGCCTCCAGACCTCGTAGATCAGCTGATCGTGTTCACTCCTTTATACTGTCTATACGAAATCAGTATCTTTATATCCAAAAAAGCGATTCGCGAAAGAGAAGCGGCAGCGAAAAAACAAGAAGTGGAAGAATGGTCCTAA
- a CDS encoding hemolysin family protein, whose product MDGYTIIILVFLVLLAAFFSGIEAAFANVNKLSIELKKKQGRATGKILAGFNEHPSRFLATSLVGLTITVVIYSILLAGFFQPIWEASTAAPENVPMPLVIFLEILLASLIMLFLGFFIPRAIFRSRPEALLSFFALPISVVAKPLFVIGNVLVSISEWMLKYLFNVRILETRESFTRVDVEHFIRQSQQHFGENQELNTELFENALSLAHVKIRGCLIPRKEIEALDIKNPIIDARKKFMETKLSKIIIYDATIDNILGYIHQLDMFKNPQNIESIIHPILAVPETMSAIDLLSKFNKERKSIAWVVDEFGGTAGIVTIEDVLEEIFGEIKDEHDEEEFVEKQIAEKEYIFSGRLELDYLNEKYSLDFPEDESETLSGYIINHHETIPKIKERIIIGDYEFDILNVTDTRIEMVKMKILG is encoded by the coding sequence ATGGACGGATACACAATTATAATTCTAGTTTTCCTCGTACTGCTGGCGGCCTTCTTCTCAGGTATAGAAGCTGCCTTTGCCAATGTGAATAAACTCAGCATTGAGCTCAAAAAGAAGCAGGGGAGGGCTACCGGCAAAATACTGGCCGGTTTTAACGAGCATCCCAGCCGTTTTCTGGCTACCAGCCTCGTTGGTCTTACAATCACCGTGGTGATCTACAGCATCCTGCTCGCAGGCTTTTTTCAGCCGATCTGGGAAGCCAGTACTGCAGCACCTGAAAACGTGCCCATGCCGCTCGTGATTTTCCTGGAAATATTGCTGGCATCGCTGATAATGCTGTTCCTGGGCTTTTTTATACCCAGAGCCATTTTCCGGTCACGCCCGGAAGCACTGCTGAGCTTTTTCGCTCTGCCAATCTCTGTTGTGGCCAAACCGCTGTTCGTGATCGGCAATGTGCTGGTGTCTATTTCCGAATGGATGCTGAAATACCTCTTTAACGTGCGCATACTCGAAACACGCGAGTCCTTTACACGGGTAGATGTGGAGCATTTCATCCGGCAGTCGCAGCAGCACTTTGGTGAAAACCAGGAGCTCAACACCGAACTGTTCGAAAATGCACTGTCACTGGCTCATGTTAAAATCCGTGGCTGTCTGATCCCCCGCAAGGAGATAGAAGCACTCGATATCAAAAACCCTATCATCGACGCGCGGAAAAAGTTCATGGAAACAAAACTGTCCAAGATTATTATCTACGATGCAACAATCGATAATATTCTGGGTTATATTCATCAACTGGACATGTTTAAAAATCCGCAGAACATCGAAAGCATCATTCACCCGATACTGGCTGTGCCGGAAACAATGAGCGCCATCGATCTGCTGAGCAAGTTCAACAAAGAGCGCAAAAGCATCGCATGGGTTGTGGATGAGTTTGGTGGAACTGCCGGTATAGTGACCATTGAAGATGTACTGGAAGAAATCTTCGGAGAGATCAAGGATGAACACGATGAAGAAGAGTTCGTAGAAAAACAGATCGCCGAGAAAGAATATATTTTTTCAGGAAGATTGGAGCTTGATTACTTAAATGAAAAATATAGTCTGGATTTTCCGGAAGATGAAAGCGAAACGTTGTCAGGATATATCATCAATCACCATGAAACCATTCCCAAGATAAAAGAAAGGATCATTATTGGTGACTATGAGTTTGATATACTGAATGTTACAGACACACGCATCGAGATGGTAAAGATGAAAATTCTGGGCTGA
- the gmk gene encoding guanylate kinase yields the protein MEKKIIIVTAPSGAGKTTIVKKMLASMPVLAFSVSAATRTAREGEVNGRDYYFMTTEEFHTKIDENAFAEYEMVYAGKYYGTLKSELQRIWDNSQIPMVDIDVKGALSIKEHYHDKALTIFIQPPSIDALRTRLSERGTETQASLDERLAKAQYELSFSHEFDRIVVNDELERAYEEVKNLVNDFLNIK from the coding sequence ATGGAAAAAAAGATCATCATTGTCACCGCCCCCTCCGGAGCCGGTAAAACAACCATCGTAAAAAAAATGCTGGCCAGCATGCCTGTTCTGGCCTTTTCAGTGTCCGCTGCCACCCGTACCGCCCGTGAAGGCGAAGTAAACGGAAGGGATTATTATTTCATGACCACTGAGGAGTTCCACACTAAAATTGATGAAAATGCCTTCGCAGAATATGAAATGGTATATGCCGGCAAATACTACGGTACGCTGAAGAGCGAACTGCAACGCATCTGGGATAACAGCCAGATACCGATGGTGGATATTGATGTAAAAGGAGCCCTCTCTATCAAAGAACACTACCACGATAAAGCCCTCACTATTTTTATCCAACCACCTTCTATCGATGCGCTGCGGACCCGTCTCAGCGAAAGGGGCACCGAAACACAGGCTTCACTGGACGAGCGTCTCGCCAAAGCACAGTACGAACTGTCTTTCTCTCATGAGTTTGACAGGATTGTTGTCAACGACGAACTGGAACGGGCCTACGAAGAAGTGAAAAATCTGGTAAATGATTTTTTGAATATAAAATAG
- a CDS encoding alpha/beta fold hydrolase produces the protein MQQNKLPILLLHGALGAGIQFQALAAQLEPYYDVHIINFSGHGDVPFSTNGFSIHVFAAEVLEYLDRQQLDFVHVFGYSMGGYVAMYLARHYPEKIGRVMTLATKYNWNEATASNEVKQLDPVLIEEKVPGFARILQERHVSNDWKEVVSRTAQLITELGHQSLLKQQDFAQVASPCMLLLGDRDNMVSFSETIEVYKSLPEAQLTILPDTAHPLEKADVPLLAYFIKRFTTQKIA, from the coding sequence ATGCAGCAAAATAAACTCCCCATACTCCTTCTCCACGGCGCACTTGGCGCCGGGATACAGTTTCAGGCGCTGGCCGCCCAACTGGAGCCTTATTACGATGTTCATATTATCAACTTCAGTGGTCACGGCGATGTGCCATTTTCAACCAATGGCTTTAGTATCCACGTGTTTGCCGCAGAAGTGCTGGAATACCTCGACCGGCAGCAGCTCGACTTTGTGCATGTATTTGGTTACAGCATGGGTGGTTATGTGGCCATGTACCTGGCCCGGCATTATCCGGAAAAAATAGGCCGGGTGATGACACTGGCCACCAAATACAACTGGAACGAGGCTACGGCCAGCAACGAGGTTAAACAACTGGATCCAGTACTGATTGAAGAAAAGGTACCGGGGTTTGCCAGAATACTGCAGGAAAGGCATGTGTCCAATGACTGGAAGGAAGTAGTATCACGTACGGCGCAGCTGATAACGGAGCTGGGGCATCAGTCGCTGTTAAAGCAGCAGGATTTTGCGCAGGTAGCATCGCCCTGTATGCTGTTGCTGGGCGATCGTGACAACATGGTATCTTTTTCAGAAACGATCGAAGTATATAAATCCTTGCCGGAAGCTCAACTGACGATATTGCCGGATACGGCACATCCGCTGGAAAAGGCAGATGTACCGCTGCTGGCATATTTTATTAAGAGGTTTACTACGCAGAAAATAGCATAG
- a CDS encoding Lrp/AsnC ligand binding domain-containing protein — translation MSHNLNIDKLDLQIISEMMNNAEISYADLGKKLFVSGGTIHVRMKKLQELGIVKGTKLHVDLKMIGYDVIAFIGIYLEKSSMYDTVAKELRKIPEMVRLNYTTGSYSMFAEIICKDITQLRRILHDELQKIKGIERTETLISLEESFYRTINVVE, via the coding sequence ATGAGCCACAATTTGAATATTGACAAACTCGATTTGCAGATAATCAGCGAGATGATGAATAATGCTGAAATCTCCTACGCCGATCTGGGGAAAAAACTGTTCGTTTCCGGCGGCACCATTCATGTGAGAATGAAGAAATTGCAAGAACTGGGTATAGTTAAAGGTACTAAATTACATGTAGATCTGAAAATGATTGGTTATGATGTAATCGCCTTTATTGGTATCTATCTCGAAAAAAGTTCCATGTACGACACTGTCGCCAAAGAACTCCGCAAAATCCCGGAAATGGTACGCCTCAACTACACTACCGGCAGCTACAGCATGTTCGCAGAAATTATTTGTAAAGACATCACCCAGTTACGCCGTATACTCCACGATGAACTACAGAAAATAAAAGGCATTGAACGAACCGAAACCCTTATCTCTCTCGAAGAAAGTTTTTACCGCACTATCAACGTGGTGGAATAA
- the rpiB gene encoding ribose 5-phosphate isomerase B codes for MQQHTFNTALPVAIGSDHAGFEYKEEVISYLEAKGFTVKDYGTHSKDSVDYPDYAHPVATAVEREQAAFGILICGSANGVAITANKHQGIRAAICWGEELARLARSHNNANVLCIPARFVDVAVANQMVDIFAETPFEGGRHQNRVSKMACL; via the coding sequence ATGCAACAACATACCTTTAACACTGCTTTGCCTGTAGCTATCGGGTCTGATCACGCAGGGTTTGAATACAAGGAAGAAGTGATTTCCTATCTGGAAGCAAAAGGATTCACGGTAAAGGATTACGGAACACATTCCAAAGATTCGGTAGACTATCCGGACTACGCACATCCGGTAGCTACAGCCGTAGAAAGAGAACAGGCTGCCTTTGGTATCCTCATCTGCGGTAGCGCCAATGGAGTAGCTATTACAGCCAATAAACACCAGGGCATCCGTGCTGCTATCTGCTGGGGAGAAGAGTTGGCAAGACTGGCACGTTCACACAACAATGCCAACGTACTGTGTATTCCCGCCCGTTTTGTGGATGTAGCCGTCGCTAATCAGATGGTTGATATCTTCGCTGAGACACCTTTCGAAGGCGGTCGCCATCAGAATCGTGTCAGCAAAATGGCCTGTCTGTAA
- a CDS encoding M28 family peptidase, producing the protein MRLLVTVVCFLFLASADAQKTYQPVTNKTIASRYGAMITPESAKKQLSVIAGETMEGRETGTRGQERAAAYIISQFREAGLQPGAKGAWEQHYPLYRDSLETGTLTSGDRTFHFGLDFYASVQETPDTDINADIVYAGYGIISPERNDYKGLDVKDKIVIVREGAPSTMSRELANPTEKAAVAAFRGARALLVVSKGANRFRALDQQYIRKTDIYKNRDTSSRAGIYYITPATAAFIMGGDSLQAEKGILPQTSVSPLHIVFHKKDLTLWPSNVLGYLEGSDKKDEIVFVTAHYDHLGIVDGQIYFGADDDGSGTTAVIEMAKAFGKAAKDGHRPRRSIVFMTVSGEEKGLLGSAYYTANPVYPLASTIVDLNIDMIGRVDPEHEHDTNYVYLIGDNKLSSALRPISENANNTFTGFQLDYKYNDPDDPHQFYYRSDHYNFASHGIPVIFYFNGTHADYHKPTDTVDKINFNLLARRAQLVFYTAWELANRPVRLPVDRNER; encoded by the coding sequence ATGAGACTTCTTGTCACGGTAGTATGTTTTCTTTTTCTGGCCAGTGCAGATGCACAGAAGACCTACCAGCCAGTTACCAACAAAACAATCGCCAGCCGGTACGGAGCAATGATCACTCCGGAATCTGCCAAAAAGCAGCTGTCTGTCATTGCCGGCGAAACCATGGAAGGACGGGAAACAGGTACCCGCGGGCAGGAGAGAGCCGCTGCCTATATCATCTCGCAGTTTAGGGAAGCGGGCCTGCAACCTGGTGCTAAAGGCGCATGGGAACAGCATTATCCTCTCTACCGCGACAGCCTGGAAACGGGCACGCTCACCTCAGGAGATCGTACTTTCCATTTTGGCCTCGACTTTTACGCCAGCGTTCAGGAAACACCTGATACCGATATCAACGCAGACATCGTTTATGCCGGCTACGGTATTATCTCGCCCGAGCGCAATGACTACAAAGGACTGGATGTAAAAGATAAAATCGTAATAGTCAGGGAAGGTGCTCCCTCCACGATGTCCAGAGAACTGGCCAACCCAACAGAAAAAGCTGCTGTGGCTGCTTTCAGAGGTGCCAGGGCTTTGCTGGTGGTGAGTAAGGGAGCTAACAGGTTCCGCGCACTGGACCAGCAATACATCCGCAAAACAGATATCTATAAAAACCGCGACACCAGCAGCAGAGCCGGCATCTATTACATTACGCCGGCAACAGCTGCCTTCATCATGGGCGGGGACAGTCTGCAGGCTGAAAAAGGAATACTGCCGCAAACTTCTGTCAGTCCGCTGCATATCGTTTTCCACAAAAAAGATCTGACCCTGTGGCCCTCCAATGTACTGGGCTATCTGGAAGGCTCCGATAAAAAAGACGAGATCGTATTTGTCACCGCACACTATGATCACCTGGGTATCGTAGACGGACAGATCTATTTTGGTGCGGATGATGACGGGTCCGGCACTACCGCCGTAATTGAAATGGCGAAGGCCTTCGGGAAAGCCGCCAAAGACGGCCACCGGCCCCGCAGAAGCATCGTATTTATGACCGTTTCCGGGGAAGAAAAGGGATTGCTGGGATCAGCCTATTATACAGCCAATCCGGTGTATCCGCTGGCCAGCACTATTGTGGACCTCAATATCGATATGATTGGCCGTGTTGATCCCGAACATGAACATGATACCAATTATGTATACCTCATTGGGGATAACAAGCTGAGTTCTGCACTGCGTCCTATCAGTGAAAACGCCAACAATACCTTTACCGGTTTTCAGCTGGATTATAAATACAATGATCCTGACGATCCGCATCAGTTTTACTATCGTTCCGATCATTACAATTTCGCGAGTCATGGAATACCGGTGATCTTTTATTTCAACGGTACACACGCAGACTATCATAAGCCCACTGATACCGTTGATAAAATCAACTTCAATCTGTTGGCAAGAAGAGCGCAACTTGTGTTTTACACAGCGTGGGAGCTGGCCAACAGGCCTGTACGATTGCCGGTAGATAGAAACGAACGATAA